Proteins from a genomic interval of Pelagibaculum spongiae:
- a CDS encoding sigma-54-dependent transcriptional regulator, whose amino-acid sequence MSHILIVEDETIIRTALRRLLERNRYSVSEAGAVSEALEKYNLNNFDLIISDLRLPGAPGTDLIEKAGRTPVLIMTSYASVKSAVDAMRMGAADYISKPFDHEEMVLTVKRILDTGAIRRQNVALKQDINRSYPVRGMLGSSPPMKEVFQRIQKVAPTDTTVLILGESGTGKELVARAVHEQSNRRNAPMITVNCAAIPEALIESELFGHEKGAFSGAAHTHRGLVEAADGGTLFLDEIGELPMEAQARLLRVLQEGEIRRLGSVDSRRVSIRLIAATHQDLDALVLENNFREDLYFRLNVMQIQLAPLRRRGKDVEELADSLLEKTCQRLNRPTMQFAADATESIRKYAWPGNVRELENAIERAVILSEGDILTEDLLAIDSEKRHPMDSGPPADMSLEDYFQTFVLEHQDTMTETELAKRLGISRKSLWERRQRLGIPRHKKKKPVAAEEEA is encoded by the coding sequence ATGAGTCATATATTGATAGTTGAGGATGAGACAATCATCCGAACCGCACTGCGCAGATTGTTGGAGCGAAATCGCTACAGCGTCAGCGAAGCTGGAGCGGTCAGTGAAGCCTTGGAAAAATATAATTTAAATAATTTTGATCTGATTATTTCAGATCTACGGCTACCCGGTGCACCGGGAACTGATTTGATCGAAAAAGCGGGTAGAACCCCTGTTTTGATCATGACCAGCTATGCCAGTGTCAAATCAGCTGTTGATGCGATGCGCATGGGGGCTGCAGATTATATTTCCAAGCCGTTTGACCATGAGGAAATGGTTTTAACGGTAAAACGTATTCTTGATACTGGTGCAATACGCCGTCAAAACGTCGCTTTAAAACAGGACATCAATCGAAGTTATCCTGTGCGCGGCATGCTTGGCAGCAGTCCACCAATGAAAGAAGTCTTTCAGCGAATTCAAAAAGTCGCGCCTACCGATACCACCGTTCTAATTCTTGGGGAATCAGGAACCGGTAAAGAATTGGTTGCTCGTGCGGTTCACGAACAAAGCAATCGACGTAATGCACCAATGATTACGGTTAACTGCGCAGCGATTCCTGAAGCTTTGATTGAGTCCGAATTATTCGGCCATGAAAAAGGAGCCTTTAGCGGCGCAGCACATACTCATAGAGGATTAGTTGAGGCTGCTGATGGCGGCACATTATTCCTCGATGAAATTGGTGAGTTACCGATGGAAGCTCAAGCACGTTTATTACGCGTGCTGCAAGAAGGTGAAATTCGTCGACTAGGTTCAGTGGATTCACGTCGAGTGAGTATTCGTCTGATTGCCGCGACTCACCAAGATCTGGATGCATTGGTTCTTGAAAACAATTTCCGCGAAGATTTGTATTTCCGATTAAACGTGATGCAGATTCAACTAGCGCCACTGCGTCGCCGCGGCAAAGACGTTGAAGAGCTAGCAGACAGCTTGCTAGAAAAAACCTGCCAACGTTTGAATCGTCCAACCATGCAATTTGCAGCAGATGCCACTGAGTCAATTCGCAAATATGCTTGGCCTGGTAATGTTCGTGAACTGGAAAATGCCATCGAGCGCGCAGTCATTTTATCTGAAGGTGACATTCTCACTGAAGATTTACTGGCTATCGATAGTGAGAAACGCCATCCGATGGATAGCGGACCTCCTGCCGATATGTCGCTGGAGGATTATTTCCAGACCTTTGTGTTAGAACACCAAGACACCATGACTGAAACCGAATTGGCAAAACGCCTTGGAATTAGCCGTAAATCTCTATGGGAAAGACGCCAGAGATTAGGCATTCCTCGGCATAAGAAAAAGAAGCCAGTCGCGGCAGAAGAAGAAGCCTAA
- the gluQRS gene encoding tRNA glutamyl-Q(34) synthetase GluQRS, whose amino-acid sequence MTDMTEQKTSPYIGRFAPTPSGPLHFGSLVAALGSWLQAKSQQGQWLVRIEDIDPPREAVGAAGVILQTLEDFGLHWDGSVSYQSQNQQRYLNRLQQLAAKDLLYLCQCTRKQLSGQHPYPGYCRERICRNPQQQTLALDSKQSTACSLRMCVSQQKIEFNDAVQGHQVWDGAQLGDFIIRRKDLLWSYQLAVVSDDIAEGITEVVRGLDLLDSTPWQIHLYQQLEVAAPKWAHLPLVLGNDGKKLSKQNLAPAINSQQRCQLLIKALQFLGQNPDKEICREGSVTNILQWATSHWNIQNIQPESTIIN is encoded by the coding sequence ATGACCGATATGACCGAGCAAAAAACATCACCTTATATTGGCCGCTTTGCGCCGACACCCAGCGGGCCATTACATTTTGGCTCACTAGTCGCCGCACTAGGCAGTTGGCTACAAGCTAAAAGTCAGCAAGGCCAATGGTTAGTGCGGATTGAAGATATCGACCCACCGCGTGAAGCGGTCGGTGCGGCAGGTGTAATTTTACAAACACTGGAAGATTTTGGTTTGCACTGGGATGGCTCGGTCAGCTATCAAAGCCAAAATCAGCAGCGCTACTTAAACCGATTGCAGCAGCTAGCGGCCAAAGACTTACTCTATTTATGCCAATGCACTCGCAAACAGCTGTCTGGACAACATCCCTACCCCGGTTATTGTCGCGAGCGAATTTGCCGCAACCCACAACAACAAACCTTGGCATTAGATTCAAAACAGTCCACTGCCTGTTCACTGAGAATGTGCGTTTCCCAACAGAAAATTGAATTCAACGATGCAGTTCAGGGCCACCAAGTCTGGGATGGCGCCCAGCTAGGCGACTTTATTATTCGCCGCAAAGATCTGCTCTGGTCCTATCAGTTAGCAGTAGTCAGTGATGATATTGCCGAGGGGATTACTGAAGTGGTTCGCGGATTAGATCTACTCGATTCAACACCATGGCAAATACACCTCTACCAGCAGCTTGAAGTAGCCGCACCAAAATGGGCTCATTTACCGCTAGTACTGGGTAATGACGGCAAGAAACTGAGTAAACAAAACTTAGCACCAGCAATTAATAGCCAACAGCGATGCCAATTATTGATTAAAGCCTTGCAGTTTTTAGGTCAGAATCCAGATAAAGAAATTTGCCGCGAAGGCTCTGTAACCAATATTCTCCAATGGGCGACAAGCCATTGGAACATTCAAAATATTCAACCTGAATCTACAATTATTAATTAG
- the dksA gene encoding RNA polymerase-binding protein DksA yields the protein MPTDTTVAPKTVADVAPYQTGAGEEYMCEQQREHFKLILNLWKQELMEEVDRTVHHMKDEAANFPDPADRASQEEEFSIELRTRDRERKLIRKINKTLELIEQDDYGFCETCGVEIGIRRLEARPTAEKCIDCKTLDEIKEKQLGL from the coding sequence ATGCCTACCGATACCACCGTAGCGCCGAAAACCGTCGCCGATGTAGCACCTTATCAAACGGGCGCTGGCGAAGAGTACATGTGTGAACAACAGCGTGAGCACTTTAAACTGATCCTCAACTTGTGGAAGCAAGAGCTGATGGAAGAAGTTGACCGAACCGTCCATCATATGAAGGACGAAGCAGCCAACTTCCCAGATCCAGCAGATCGAGCTTCTCAGGAAGAAGAATTCAGTATTGAATTGCGAACTCGCGATCGTGAACGCAAGTTAATTCGCAAGATTAACAAAACACTGGAATTGATCGAACAGGATGATTATGGATTCTGTGAGACATGCGGTGTAGAGATTGGCATTCGACGACTCGAAGCGCGACCAACCGCTGAAAAGTGTATCGACTGCAAGACTCTGGATGAGATCAAAGAAAAGCAGCTCGGGCTGTAA
- the sfsA gene encoding DNA/RNA nuclease SfsA, translating to MQFDSSSVENSLSKMRLPDLLAATLVKRYKRFLADMILPNGEQITVHCPNTGTMKHCGKQGDKCWLSVSDNPKRKYAHTWELVETDNGGGIETICINTARANQVVAAALEKKLINGLDQYQQTRKEVKDGDKSRIDFLLSESSSGQPNCWLEVKSATLQESDGKGYFPDAVTDRGLKHLKSLTDKVAQGDRAGLLFCVMHSGIDQVSPAQHIDPKYYQGFQQALAAGVECWALSVIPQVDGLYIKGLLPVVAEGQLVATK from the coding sequence ATGCAGTTTGATTCCTCTTCAGTAGAAAATTCCCTGTCAAAAATGCGGTTACCTGATTTATTAGCGGCAACTTTGGTGAAGCGCTATAAGCGTTTTCTGGCAGATATGATTTTGCCAAACGGTGAACAGATAACGGTTCATTGCCCAAACACAGGTACCATGAAGCATTGCGGCAAACAAGGTGACAAATGTTGGTTGTCGGTCAGTGACAATCCAAAACGTAAATATGCCCACACTTGGGAGCTGGTTGAAACCGATAATGGGGGCGGAATTGAGACTATTTGTATCAATACTGCAAGAGCTAACCAAGTGGTCGCTGCGGCGCTTGAGAAAAAACTGATTAACGGGCTTGATCAATATCAGCAAACTCGCAAAGAGGTTAAAGATGGTGATAAAAGCCGTATTGATTTTTTACTCAGCGAATCAAGTAGCGGTCAGCCAAATTGCTGGCTGGAAGTAAAAAGTGCCACCCTGCAAGAATCTGATGGCAAAGGTTACTTCCCAGATGCAGTGACAGATCGAGGCTTGAAGCATTTAAAAAGCCTCACAGATAAAGTTGCCCAAGGTGATCGAGCGGGCTTGTTATTCTGTGTCATGCATTCGGGGATTGATCAGGTCAGTCCAGCCCAGCATATCGACCCTAAATATTACCAGGGTTTCCAGCAGGCATTAGCTGCCGGCGTAGAATGTTGGGCACTTTCGGTGATTCCCCAGGTCGATGGTTTATATATTAAAGGGCTGCTGCCGGTGGTGGCCGAGGGGCAATTGGTCGCTACGAAATAG
- a CDS encoding nitroreductase has translation MKNLSQLIQSRYSCREYLEQPIEPKLLQQILTVASASPSGGNIQPWQVSMVSGESLQRLTSALCAAFDKKHPQQPDYPYYPNEWLMPWDQRRRDCGKALYQALGVEASDKGKRIYQWRRNFQFFAAPSAIIISLDKSMAEGAMIDIGLFMQSLMLAATAAGLATCPQASIADYPQIIRDQLDLDQQQKIICGLAIGWPNKDAIVNRFRTTRVATDQFVRWHN, from the coding sequence ATGAAAAACTTATCTCAACTGATTCAATCTCGTTACTCCTGTCGTGAATATTTAGAACAACCCATCGAACCAAAACTGCTACAACAAATCTTAACCGTGGCTTCTGCCAGTCCATCTGGTGGGAATATTCAGCCTTGGCAAGTATCGATGGTCAGCGGTGAAAGTTTGCAGCGGTTAACATCGGCACTTTGCGCAGCTTTTGATAAAAAACATCCACAGCAGCCAGACTACCCCTATTATCCAAATGAATGGTTAATGCCCTGGGACCAGCGCCGTCGCGACTGCGGCAAAGCGCTTTATCAAGCACTCGGTGTAGAAGCATCAGATAAAGGTAAACGCATTTACCAATGGCGCCGTAACTTTCAGTTCTTTGCTGCACCCAGTGCCATTATTATTTCACTAGATAAAAGCATGGCTGAAGGCGCAATGATCGACATTGGATTGTTTATGCAATCGCTAATGCTGGCAGCAACTGCCGCTGGCCTTGCTACTTGCCCTCAAGCATCTATCGCAGATTACCCACAGATTATTCGCGATCAGCTCGACCTCGACCAACAACAAAAAATCATTTGCGGGCTAGCAATTGGCTGGCCAAATAAAGACGCTATCGTTAACCGATTCCGCACCACTCGAGTGGCAACCGATCAATTTGTTCGCTGGCACAATTAA
- the ydiJ gene encoding D-2-hydroxyglutarate dehydrogenase YdiJ, with protein MIPRLKSPHNTEQRYLDYLSQLQSAGFTGDICPDFSDRIVQATDNSAYQVLPQAVVFPANAQDIQAIFKLANQAKHQNICFSPRGGGTGTNGQSLTSGIIVDVSRHMNQILELNLEQGWVTVEPGVVLDQLNAYLKPHGVFFAPDLSPSNRATLGGMVNTDACGKGSRIYGRTSDHVLEVSSILVDGKSWVSKEIELDQLELVRGRDDIIGIIHRQVDDICRNKRDLIQQTFPRMSRFLTGYNLEHVYNDSLDKFNLNYLLAGSEGTLALVSQLKLKLTPIPASKQLVAIKYDNFDTALRAAQILVQSNPAAIETIDGKIIGLAREDEIWHRVENMVGDQDDKQVKAVNLVEFVGDDPLALQQQMDQLCHTLDSLQNQPGQAFGYHRTTDSEEIASLWQLRKKGVGLLGNAKGERRPMSGVEDTAVPPEHLADYIADFRALLEKHGLEYGMFGHVDVGCLHVRPAFDLRNESDETLYKTISDEVCKLVQKYGGVMWGEHGKGFRAEYSPEFFGEELFNDLRKIKAAFDPDNQLNPGKICTAGRCDHRPEKAPANVVELVTVDGPTRGQQDRQIPLKTRQSFDKTIHCNGNSACFNYDEHDPMCPSWKLTRDRRHSPKGRAGLMREWLRQMANEGTDTLILEKRIEQQNWFDFIRHYPKRINNSLIKKQNDYAHEINQSMQHCLACKACASQCPVKVDVPEFRSRFFQMYYSRYLRPARDYLIAGLEPLAKIMGMAPKFANKISQAKLVEQAMRKLGLIRLPLVSEQTVMQGLIERRAEVFSHQRLSRMNDEEKANCILLIQDPYTSWYDAEVVLASYDLLSALGYRVLVPSLLSNGKALHVRGFLKAFKKQAKTTVKELEKLARHNLPMVGVDPAATLVFRQEYKEVTGEQQNYQVLLLQEYLASQIGQFKDQFQGDKKYVLMGHCTEKTSIQTSAKMWQSVFEAAGLTLVTESSGCCGMAGVYGHEAAHEQDSTNLYHQSWGKKIRLYRPEQVLATGYSCRSQVKYQDGFKPLHPVQALLAARKS; from the coding sequence ATGATCCCTCGTCTGAAAAGCCCCCACAATACTGAGCAACGTTACCTGGACTATTTGAGCCAGCTTCAATCGGCTGGTTTTACAGGAGATATTTGCCCTGACTTCTCAGACCGCATCGTGCAGGCAACCGATAACAGTGCTTATCAAGTGCTCCCTCAAGCGGTTGTTTTTCCGGCGAATGCCCAAGATATTCAAGCCATATTCAAACTCGCTAACCAGGCTAAACATCAAAACATATGCTTTAGTCCCCGCGGTGGCGGAACCGGCACTAATGGACAATCTTTGACGTCTGGCATCATTGTCGATGTATCTCGTCACATGAACCAGATTTTAGAACTGAACCTAGAGCAAGGCTGGGTAACCGTTGAACCTGGCGTAGTTCTCGATCAGCTGAATGCTTATTTGAAGCCTCATGGAGTGTTTTTTGCTCCAGATTTATCGCCTTCAAACAGAGCAACCCTCGGCGGCATGGTCAATACCGATGCTTGCGGTAAAGGCTCTCGAATATATGGCCGTACCAGCGATCATGTACTGGAAGTTTCTAGCATTCTGGTGGATGGGAAAAGTTGGGTATCCAAAGAAATCGAACTGGATCAATTAGAACTGGTTCGTGGTCGTGACGATATTATTGGCATTATTCACCGCCAAGTAGACGACATTTGCCGTAACAAACGCGATTTAATCCAGCAAACATTCCCTCGAATGAGCCGCTTTTTAACTGGTTACAATCTTGAGCACGTCTATAACGATTCATTAGATAAATTCAATTTGAATTATTTATTAGCCGGATCAGAAGGTACTTTAGCGCTGGTTAGCCAACTTAAATTAAAGCTAACGCCGATTCCTGCCAGCAAACAATTGGTCGCGATTAAATACGATAATTTCGATACCGCATTACGCGCGGCACAAATTCTAGTGCAGTCAAACCCAGCCGCTATTGAAACGATTGATGGAAAAATCATCGGCCTAGCCAGAGAAGATGAAATCTGGCACCGGGTCGAAAATATGGTGGGTGATCAAGATGACAAGCAAGTTAAAGCAGTCAACCTAGTAGAGTTTGTTGGTGATGATCCGCTGGCACTGCAACAGCAAATGGATCAGCTTTGCCACACTCTTGATTCATTACAAAATCAACCGGGACAAGCTTTCGGCTACCATCGCACTACCGATAGCGAAGAAATTGCATCGCTGTGGCAACTGCGTAAAAAAGGCGTTGGGCTACTCGGCAATGCCAAGGGTGAGCGCCGCCCAATGTCTGGCGTAGAAGACACAGCCGTTCCACCAGAGCATTTGGCGGATTACATTGCCGACTTCCGCGCACTATTGGAAAAGCACGGATTAGAATACGGCATGTTTGGTCATGTTGATGTCGGTTGCCTACACGTTCGCCCTGCCTTTGATTTGCGCAACGAGTCAGATGAAACCCTATATAAAACCATCAGCGATGAAGTCTGCAAGCTGGTACAAAAATATGGCGGTGTAATGTGGGGTGAGCACGGAAAAGGTTTCCGCGCTGAATATTCACCTGAGTTTTTTGGCGAAGAATTATTTAACGACCTGCGCAAAATAAAAGCCGCATTTGATCCGGACAACCAATTAAATCCTGGCAAAATTTGCACTGCAGGACGATGTGATCATCGTCCCGAAAAAGCACCTGCGAATGTGGTTGAACTCGTGACGGTTGATGGGCCAACTCGCGGCCAACAAGATCGACAAATCCCACTGAAAACCCGCCAATCATTTGATAAAACCATTCATTGCAACGGCAACAGTGCTTGCTTTAACTATGATGAGCACGATCCGATGTGCCCATCATGGAAATTGACGCGAGATCGTCGTCACTCGCCAAAAGGCCGCGCCGGATTAATGCGTGAATGGCTACGCCAAATGGCCAACGAAGGCACCGATACTTTAATTCTCGAAAAAAGAATCGAGCAGCAAAATTGGTTTGATTTTATTCGCCATTATCCAAAAAGAATTAATAACAGCCTGATTAAAAAACAAAACGACTATGCCCATGAAATAAATCAGTCAATGCAACATTGCCTAGCTTGTAAAGCATGTGCTAGCCAATGCCCTGTAAAAGTTGATGTACCTGAATTTCGCAGTCGCTTTTTCCAGATGTATTACAGCCGTTATTTACGACCTGCCCGTGATTATTTAATTGCCGGGCTAGAGCCATTGGCCAAAATCATGGGCATGGCTCCTAAATTTGCTAACAAAATTAGCCAAGCAAAACTGGTTGAGCAAGCCATGCGCAAGCTCGGTTTAATTCGCCTGCCATTAGTCAGTGAACAAACCGTGATGCAAGGGCTAATTGAGCGCCGCGCCGAAGTCTTCAGCCACCAACGACTCAGTCGAATGAACGATGAAGAAAAAGCCAACTGCATTTTATTAATTCAAGATCCTTACACCAGCTGGTATGACGCTGAAGTTGTATTGGCTAGTTACGATTTACTCTCTGCACTTGGCTATCGCGTTCTGGTGCCTTCACTACTAAGCAACGGTAAAGCACTACATGTGCGTGGTTTTTTAAAGGCATTTAAAAAACAAGCCAAAACTACCGTTAAAGAACTGGAGAAACTGGCTCGCCATAATTTACCTATGGTGGGCGTTGATCCGGCTGCCACCTTAGTTTTCCGCCAAGAATATAAAGAAGTCACCGGTGAACAGCAGAACTACCAAGTGTTACTGCTTCAAGAATATCTGGCCAGTCAGATTGGCCAATTTAAAGATCAATTTCAGGGCGATAAAAAATATGTCTTGATGGGCCACTGCACCGAAAAAACTAGCATTCAGACATCAGCCAAAATGTGGCAAAGCGTTTTTGAAGCAGCAGGATTAACGCTGGTTACTGAGTCAAGTGGTTGTTGTGGCATGGCAGGTGTCTATGGCCATGAAGCAGCTCACGAACAAGATTCAACAAATCTGTATCATCAGAGCTGGGGCAAGAAAATTCGCCTTTATCGCCCCGAACAGGTTTTAGCCACCGGTTATTCTTGTAGAAGCCAGGTGAAATACCAAGACGGCTTTAAACCATTACACCCGGTTCAGGCACTTTTGGCTGCTCGCAAAAGCTAG
- a CDS encoding sensor histidine kinase, with product MTFSLSHLFFAGGCYLALLFAIAWATDKGIIPSRITSHPITFTLALGVYFSAWSFYGVFGYTLTNGYNYLGLYLGITGAFILAPVLMTPILRLTRTYQLSSLADLFAFRYRSQLVGLVVTLGMIAALMPYLALQVQALINSIQVLTGEQTPDLVAVVFCTMIFAFCVFFGARHFSFRQQHQGLVAAIAFESLVKLIALICAGVFAIFGVFGGFNEMGSWLQQNPQMLDMMYQPLKNSPWPTLLMLSFLSTVLLPHIFHMTFNECKEERNFLTVSWLFPTMMLVMCFSVPPIIWAALNLNSQVPPDYLNLGMAIAANAPWLAVLLFLGGLSAASAMLVVTTLALATMALNHIFLPSFHRILPALENSHQRDFYKGLLWARRAMIFLIISLCYGMYLLMRNNHQLMDLGNLSAVALAQLSPGLIGVLYWRRATRAGLLSGLLGGAIIWLVLLLLPDIFKSGIVPELYNIQLIIPKEYEPWRFATLCSLLVNGTLFITISLLTKQGHREQHSAAACAMDNLQRPHHLAATPQTPLEFCKQLEPRLGIAAANREIRQACTEAGIELDEQRSWLLQRMVQRLEINLSGLLGPSVADDILRSSLWNSQQAQPTLSDIRLAEEHIKLTKPLRGIAGELDSLRRYHRTLLQSLPVGVCSLNYEQDILIWNDAMGKISCIASKEVTGGKLANLPWPWDQILGEFYQTEALHKHKLKLEIDNRPRWFNLHKAFIGDYQSPREQRGVVILVEDLTHLQLLEVELAHSERLASIGQLAAGVAHEIGNPVTCIDSLAQIVLPETDDEFVKDCLMQMREQTKRITDIVQSLVTFSHSGNTRKLISEPVALCECVKEAVKLARLSLEGKQMEYSVNCDDSIVLGDPQLILQVLLNLLNNARDASQPGDMIEINIHHHGGQVITTVKDQGTGIDPQNKSRLFEPFFTTKEPGKGTGLGLPLVYSIIDDHQGQIVIDNAPEGGAVVTIRLPLYRSEHCHESYIDS from the coding sequence ATGACTTTTTCTCTCTCTCATTTATTTTTTGCCGGCGGCTGCTATTTAGCACTATTGTTTGCGATTGCTTGGGCAACAGATAAGGGCATTATTCCCTCGCGGATCACCTCCCACCCAATTACTTTCACTCTGGCATTGGGCGTATATTTTAGTGCCTGGAGTTTCTATGGCGTATTCGGATATACGCTGACTAATGGTTATAACTATCTAGGTTTGTATCTCGGCATCACCGGCGCATTCATCTTAGCTCCGGTACTCATGACACCGATTCTCCGCCTGACCCGCACCTATCAATTAAGCTCATTGGCCGATCTCTTCGCGTTTCGATACCGCAGCCAACTAGTTGGCCTAGTGGTTACCCTTGGCATGATCGCTGCGCTAATGCCCTACCTTGCTCTTCAGGTGCAAGCATTAATCAACTCGATCCAGGTACTCACCGGAGAACAAACACCAGATCTAGTGGCAGTGGTTTTCTGCACAATGATTTTCGCTTTTTGTGTATTTTTTGGCGCCCGTCACTTCTCTTTTCGCCAGCAACACCAAGGTTTAGTCGCTGCAATTGCATTTGAATCTTTGGTTAAACTGATTGCTTTGATATGCGCCGGAGTCTTTGCAATATTTGGCGTGTTTGGCGGCTTTAATGAGATGGGCAGCTGGCTGCAACAGAACCCGCAAATGCTCGATATGATGTATCAGCCACTTAAAAATAGCCCTTGGCCAACCTTGTTAATGCTGTCATTCCTTTCGACAGTACTGTTGCCACATATTTTTCACATGACCTTCAACGAGTGCAAAGAAGAACGCAATTTCCTCACTGTCAGCTGGTTGTTCCCAACCATGATGTTGGTTATGTGCTTTTCAGTGCCCCCTATTATTTGGGCTGCGTTAAATTTAAACAGCCAGGTCCCGCCCGATTATCTAAATCTGGGCATGGCAATTGCCGCCAATGCACCTTGGCTAGCTGTTTTATTATTTTTAGGCGGGCTATCTGCTGCTAGCGCGATGTTAGTGGTTACTACGCTAGCTTTAGCTACAATGGCGTTGAATCATATATTCCTACCTAGCTTTCATCGCATATTGCCAGCACTAGAAAACAGTCATCAACGAGATTTCTACAAAGGGCTGCTTTGGGCTCGCAGGGCGATGATCTTTCTGATTATCTCGCTGTGCTACGGCATGTACTTGTTAATGCGTAACAACCATCAGCTGATGGATCTTGGTAACCTTTCTGCTGTCGCATTGGCCCAACTTTCGCCCGGCTTAATCGGTGTTCTTTATTGGCGAAGGGCCACTCGCGCAGGACTATTATCCGGCTTATTGGGTGGCGCAATTATCTGGTTGGTTTTATTACTGCTACCTGATATTTTTAAAAGCGGCATAGTGCCTGAGCTTTATAATATTCAGCTGATAATTCCTAAAGAATATGAACCATGGCGCTTTGCCACCCTTTGCTCATTGCTAGTAAACGGTACGCTGTTCATTACAATTTCCCTCCTCACCAAACAAGGGCATCGGGAGCAACATTCCGCCGCAGCTTGCGCCATGGATAATTTGCAGAGACCCCATCATCTAGCGGCAACACCGCAAACCCCATTAGAGTTTTGCAAACAGCTTGAACCACGATTAGGCATTGCAGCGGCCAATCGAGAAATTCGCCAAGCTTGCACTGAAGCAGGTATTGAGCTTGACGAACAGCGCTCTTGGCTACTTCAGCGAATGGTTCAAAGATTGGAAATTAATTTATCCGGTTTGCTGGGGCCATCGGTTGCCGATGATATTTTGCGCAGCAGCCTGTGGAACAGCCAGCAAGCCCAGCCGACGCTTAGCGACATTCGCCTAGCAGAAGAACATATCAAACTAACAAAACCATTACGCGGCATTGCCGGTGAACTAGATAGCTTACGGCGTTATCACCGCACATTATTACAATCACTACCAGTCGGAGTTTGCTCATTAAATTATGAGCAAGATATTTTGATCTGGAATGATGCAATGGGAAAAATTAGTTGTATAGCAAGCAAAGAAGTCACCGGCGGCAAACTTGCTAACTTACCTTGGCCTTGGGATCAAATTCTTGGTGAGTTTTATCAAACTGAAGCACTACACAAGCATAAGTTAAAACTAGAAATTGATAATCGCCCTCGCTGGTTCAATTTGCACAAAGCATTTATTGGTGACTATCAATCTCCCAGAGAACAGCGTGGTGTCGTTATTCTGGTTGAAGATTTAACTCATTTACAGCTATTAGAAGTTGAATTGGCCCACAGCGAGCGCTTAGCTTCAATTGGCCAATTAGCCGCTGGCGTAGCGCATGAAATCGGCAATCCAGTTACTTGTATCGATAGCCTTGCGCAAATAGTGCTTCCAGAAACCGACGATGAATTTGTTAAAGATTGCTTAATGCAAATGCGTGAACAAACCAAGCGCATTACCGATATTGTTCAATCATTAGTGACTTTCAGCCATAGCGGCAACACTCGAAAATTAATTAGTGAGCCGGTTGCTTTATGCGAGTGCGTTAAAGAAGCAGTAAAGCTCGCTAGATTGTCACTAGAAGGTAAACAAATGGAGTATTCGGTCAACTGCGACGACTCTATTGTTTTAGGCGATCCGCAGTTAATTCTTCAGGTTTTATTAAATCTTTTAAATAACGCTCGGGATGCCAGCCAACCCGGTGATATGATAGAAATCAATATTCACCATCATGGAGGACAGGTGATAACTACCGTAAAGGATCAGGGAACGGGGATAGATCCGCAAAATAAGTCGCGGTTATTTGAACCGTTTTTTACGACAAAGGAACCAGGCAAGGGGACAGGTTTAGGCCTACCACTTGTGTACAGTATCATTGACGACCATCAAGGTCAGATTGTGATTGATAACGCCCCGGAAGGCGGGGCCGTTGTAACGATCCGCCTGCCACTGTATCGGAGCGAGCACTGCCATGAGTCATATATTGATAGTTGA